One genomic segment of Flavobacteriaceae bacterium includes these proteins:
- a CDS encoding sodium:proton antiporter gives MESVIIIVFILGYLAITLEHSLKVDKLIPALAMMAICWAIVALGIDSFSGWFDSSKHALVEGFTSMLHDDKMHLAEETLLHHLGKTAEILVFLLGAMTIVEIIDYFDGFSTIKTYIKTNSKKRILWIFSALAFILSAIIDNLTATIVLISILQKIIKTREDRIWFAGLIIIAANAGGAFSPIGDVTTTMLWIGDKVSTVYLFIYLFIPSLLCMIVPTFIASFLPAFKGQIALDKEEDRKLGKHSALMLYLGLAAIVFVPVFKTLTHLPPYVGMMLSLAIIATFAEIFSRTKISLTDFATKDESQEYAYHGPIHSSLSKIEMPSILFFLGILMAVAALESLGVLFGFADNLKESVPFIGTELTSVSVSDLVVMLLGVGSAIIDNVPLVAASLGMFTEPLDDPLWHFIAFSAGTGGSMLIIGSAAGVVAMGMEKIDFFWYLKKISWLALIGFLTGSFSFMFMRLFI, from the coding sequence ATGGAATCAGTAATTATTATTGTTTTTATTCTGGGGTATCTTGCTATTACACTGGAACACAGCTTAAAGGTAGATAAATTAATCCCTGCGCTGGCTATGATGGCAATTTGTTGGGCTATTGTTGCTTTGGGAATCGATTCTTTTTCCGGTTGGTTTGATTCTTCTAAGCATGCCTTAGTAGAAGGCTTTACTTCTATGCTTCATGATGATAAAATGCATTTAGCTGAAGAAACCTTGTTACATCATCTGGGGAAAACCGCAGAGATTTTGGTATTTTTACTAGGTGCTATGACTATTGTGGAAATCATTGATTATTTTGACGGTTTTTCTACTATCAAAACGTATATAAAAACAAATAGTAAGAAAAGGATTTTATGGATATTTTCAGCTTTGGCTTTTATACTTTCTGCTATTATAGATAACCTGACTGCTACCATTGTATTGATTTCAATCTTACAAAAAATAATAAAAACGAGAGAAGACAGGATATGGTTTGCCGGTTTAATTATTATTGCGGCAAATGCCGGAGGTGCTTTTTCTCCTATTGGAGATGTTACGACTACCATGCTATGGATAGGAGATAAAGTAAGTACCGTATATTTATTTATCTATCTGTTTATTCCTTCTTTATTATGTATGATAGTACCTACCTTTATTGCAAGCTTTTTACCTGCATTTAAAGGGCAAATAGCGTTAGATAAAGAAGAGGATAGAAAATTAGGGAAACACAGTGCATTAATGTTATATTTAGGTTTAGCTGCTATTGTTTTTGTACCTGTTTTTAAAACATTGACACACTTACCTCCTTATGTAGGGATGATGCTGTCTTTAGCAATTATAGCAACATTTGCCGAGATATTTAGCAGAACAAAAATTTCTTTAACAGATTTCGCAACAAAAGATGAATCTCAGGAATATGCATATCACGGTCCGATTCATAGTTCTTTGTCTAAAATTGAAATGCCAAGCATCCTCTTTTTTTTAGGAATTTTAATGGCTGTTGCCGCATTAGAATCTTTAGGGGTTTTGTTTGGTTTTGCAGATAATTTAAAAGAGAGTGTGCCATTCATAGGAACAGAATTAACCAGCGTTTCGGTCTCTGATTTGGTGGTGATGTTATTAGGAGTAGGATCGGCAATTATCGATAATGTACCGCTGGTTGCAGCAAGTTTGGGAATGTTTACGGAACCATTAGACGATCCTTTATGGCATTTCATTGCCTTTTCTGCCGGAACAGGAGGAAGTATGTTGATTATTGGTTCTGCTGCCGGAGTTGTAGCCATGGGAATGGAAAAAATAGACTTCTTTTGGTACTTAAAAAAAATCTCATGGCTCGCTTTGATTGGATTTTTGACCGGCTCTTTTTCATTCATGTTCATGAGGTTATTTATCTAA
- a CDS encoding transcriptional regulator has product MKKIEAIIRKSKFRAVKEALHEVGVNFFSYWDVTGLGNEKEGHVYRGVSYSTSDIQRRYLSIVVNDSFEEVAIKAILSAGSTGEVGDGKIFVSEIKESYRIRTGEKGGDTLN; this is encoded by the coding sequence ATGAAAAAAATAGAAGCAATTATTCGAAAATCAAAATTTCGAGCCGTAAAAGAAGCTTTGCATGAGGTGGGTGTAAACTTCTTCTCTTATTGGGATGTTACCGGCTTGGGAAATGAAAAAGAAGGACATGTGTATCGAGGTGTCAGTTATAGTACCAGTGATATCCAGCGCAGATATCTGTCTATCGTAGTGAATGATTCTTTTGAAGAAGTAGCCATCAAGGCCATTCTATCTGCCGGCTCCACAGGTGAAGTAGGGGATGGAAAAATTTTCGTGTCAGAGATCAAAGAATCTTACCGAATCAGAACGGGAGAAAAAGGAGGAGATACATTAAACTAA
- a CDS encoding transposase, which yields MKTNEIIGIDVSKLLIDVCIYSKQIVQQFENSKSGFKLMLKWSFKNSSFSKEETMFVFEHTGMYSHLLSVSLTEQKLSFFIASGLEIKRSIGIARGKDDQIDAKRIALYGYRLKEELKPSKLPKRSILQLKSLLSLRTKLNKQRAGFKVTLKEQKRIYKAKEYKIIFDVQQKMIAELTKQIHKINTQMQAIIDQNIMLKETYKLVTSVKGIGMQTAIMMIVFTDNFSKFENWRKFASYCGVAPFPYQSGTSIKGRTKVSHLANKKLKAIINMCAISAIQHNPEMKLYYHKRIKQGKSKMSTVNIIRNKLIARVFAVVKRQTPYVDTFKFAA from the coding sequence ATGAAAACAAATGAAATTATCGGAATCGATGTCAGTAAATTATTAATTGATGTTTGTATCTATTCTAAACAAATTGTTCAACAGTTTGAGAACAGTAAATCTGGATTTAAATTAATGCTAAAGTGGAGTTTTAAAAATTCGTCTTTCTCTAAAGAAGAAACCATGTTTGTATTTGAACATACAGGAATGTACTCTCATTTATTATCTGTGTCTTTAACTGAACAAAAATTATCTTTTTTCATAGCTTCTGGTTTAGAAATTAAAAGATCTATTGGTATTGCTCGTGGAAAGGATGACCAAATTGATGCCAAACGCATTGCTCTATATGGGTATCGATTAAAAGAAGAACTTAAACCCAGTAAGCTACCTAAAAGAAGTATATTACAACTAAAAAGTCTCTTATCTTTAAGGACAAAACTTAACAAACAAAGAGCTGGTTTTAAAGTTACTTTGAAAGAACAAAAAAGAATTTATAAAGCAAAAGAGTATAAAATAATCTTTGACGTTCAACAAAAAATGATTGCAGAACTAACCAAACAAATACACAAGATTAATACTCAAATGCAAGCTATTATTGACCAAAATATAATGTTAAAAGAAACCTATAAACTTGTTACTAGTGTTAAAGGTATAGGAATGCAAACTGCTATAATGATGATTGTGTTTACTGACAATTTTTCAAAATTTGAAAACTGGAGAAAGTTTGCCTCTTATTGTGGTGTTGCTCCTTTTCCTTACCAATCTGGAACTAGTATTAAAGGACGTACAAAAGTCTCTCATTTGGCTAATAAAAAATTGAAAGCAATTATTAATATGTGCGCTATTTCTGCTATACAACATAACCCAGAAATGAAATTATACTATCATAAAAGAATAAAACAAGGCAAAAGTAAAATGAGTACCGTTAACATTATTAGAAACAAATTAATAGCAAGAGTGTTTGCCGTTGTCAAACGACAAACACCCTATGTAGATACTTTTAAATTTGCTGCATAA
- a CDS encoding acyl-CoA dehydrogenase has translation MDFSLTEEHIMIRNAAREFVRTELLPGVIERDEKQHFPDELVKKMGALGFLGIMVDPKYGGSGMDTFSYVLIMEELSKIDASASVIISVNNSLVCHGIEKYGSEEQKQKYLTKLATGASVGAFCLSEPEAGSDATSQKTMAIDMGDHYLLNGTKNWITNGGRSDIYLVIAQTDRKKGHQGINTFIIEKGMPGFAIGPKEDKLGIRGSDTHTLQFNDVKVPKDNRIGEDGFGFKFAMKTLSGGRIGIASQALGIASGAYELALKYSKERKAFGTEICNHQAIAFKLADMYTEIEAARHLVMKAAWDKDQGNNYDFSSAMAKLYASKVAMEHTVEAVQIHGGNGFVKEYHVERLMRDAKITQIYEGTSEIQKIIISRNLLKG, from the coding sequence ATGGACTTTAGCCTTACCGAAGAGCACATAATGATTAGAAATGCAGCACGTGAATTTGTCCGAACCGAATTATTACCGGGCGTCATTGAAAGAGATGAAAAGCAACACTTTCCTGACGAGTTGGTAAAAAAAATGGGAGCATTAGGTTTTCTGGGGATTATGGTAGATCCAAAATACGGAGGAAGTGGAATGGATACCTTCTCTTACGTGCTCATTATGGAAGAACTCTCCAAAATTGATGCATCTGCTTCTGTTATTATTTCGGTAAATAATTCATTAGTTTGCCATGGCATCGAAAAATATGGTTCGGAAGAACAAAAGCAAAAATATTTGACAAAATTAGCTACGGGGGCATCTGTCGGAGCCTTTTGTTTAAGTGAACCGGAAGCCGGTAGTGATGCAACATCTCAAAAAACCATGGCTATAGATATGGGAGATCATTACTTATTGAACGGAACCAAAAACTGGATTACTAATGGCGGACGCTCTGATATTTATTTGGTCATTGCGCAAACAGATCGTAAAAAAGGGCATCAGGGTATCAATACTTTTATTATTGAAAAAGGAATGCCGGGTTTTGCTATCGGGCCAAAAGAAGATAAGTTGGGAATCAGAGGAAGCGATACTCATACGTTGCAATTTAATGATGTAAAAGTTCCTAAAGACAATAGAATTGGTGAAGATGGTTTTGGTTTTAAATTTGCCATGAAAACACTATCCGGTGGCCGTATTGGAATCGCATCTCAGGCACTGGGTATTGCCTCCGGCGCATATGAACTGGCTTTAAAATATTCGAAAGAACGCAAGGCTTTTGGAACGGAAATCTGCAACCATCAGGCAATTGCATTCAAATTAGCCGATATGTATACGGAAATTGAAGCAGCTCGCCATTTAGTAATGAAAGCTGCCTGGGATAAAGATCAGGGAAATAATTATGATTTTTCCAGTGCTATGGCAAAATTATACGCTTCAAAAGTAGCTATGGAACACACCGTAGAAGCAGTTCAAATTCACGGAGGTAATGGCTTTGTAAAAGAGTATCATGTAGAACGCTTGATGCGTGATGCAAAAATTACACAGATCTATGAAGGAACTTCGGAAATTCAAAAAATTATTATTTCCAGAAACCTACTCAAAGGTTGA
- a CDS encoding bifunctional folylpolyglutamate synthase/dihydrofolate synthase — MDYQQTLNWMFAQLPMYQRQGAIAFKKDLTNILAFSKELSFPEKKFKSIHVGGTNGKGSTSHMMASVLQEAGYKVGLYTSPHLKDFTERIRINGKEISKDFVIRFIDGHMAFLRKQQLSFFEMTVGMAFDYFVKEKVDIAIIEVGLGGRLDSTNIVNPEISVITNIGYDHTQFLGERLPEIAFEKAGIIKQNIPVIIGEKQEDIASVFLEKASLINAKVIFASDFECNYATDLLGTYQKHNVKTAVIALKQLNEFTISESHFSRGLAKVSRNTNLKGRWQLLLKEPKVVCDIAHNKEGLYYVMKQLSKENYDKIHMVLGVVNDKNLNEILPLFPKQAVYYFCKPSVPRGLDQHFLKKKSNTYNLLGDCYQSVTLAYAAALKNAHAKDLIYIGGSTFVVAEVI, encoded by the coding sequence ATGGACTACCAACAAACCCTGAACTGGATGTTTGCACAATTACCCATGTATCAACGGCAGGGGGCGATAGCATTCAAAAAAGACCTCACAAATATCCTGGCATTTTCAAAAGAACTCAGCTTTCCGGAGAAAAAGTTTAAATCCATTCATGTGGGAGGTACGAACGGAAAAGGGTCTACTTCGCATATGATGGCAAGTGTGTTGCAAGAAGCAGGCTATAAAGTAGGATTGTATACTTCTCCACATTTAAAAGATTTTACAGAAAGAATCCGAATTAACGGAAAAGAAATTTCCAAAGATTTTGTAATTCGCTTTATTGACGGACATATGGCATTTTTAAGAAAACAGCAGTTGTCTTTTTTTGAAATGACCGTTGGAATGGCATTTGATTATTTTGTAAAAGAAAAAGTAGATATAGCTATTATAGAAGTAGGCTTAGGCGGGAGATTAGATTCCACTAATATAGTGAACCCCGAAATCTCAGTCATTACTAATATTGGGTATGATCATACTCAATTCTTAGGGGAGAGACTCCCTGAAATAGCATTTGAAAAAGCAGGAATTATAAAACAAAATATACCTGTAATTATCGGAGAAAAACAAGAAGATATAGCATCTGTTTTTTTAGAAAAAGCTTCATTGATAAACGCAAAAGTTATTTTTGCTTCGGATTTTGAATGTAACTATGCAACTGATTTGCTAGGAACTTACCAGAAGCATAATGTAAAAACAGCTGTGATAGCTTTAAAACAATTGAATGAGTTTACAATTTCCGAATCTCATTTTAGCAGAGGGCTGGCAAAGGTCTCCCGGAATACAAATTTAAAAGGAAGATGGCAACTATTGTTGAAAGAACCAAAGGTAGTTTGTGATATAGCCCATAATAAGGAAGGATTGTATTACGTAATGAAACAATTGTCAAAAGAAAATTATGATAAAATTCATATGGTTTTAGGAGTCGTCAATGATAAAAATTTAAATGAGATACTGCCTCTTTTTCCAAAACAAGCCGTATATTATTTTTGCAAACCTAGTGTTCCAAGAGGCTTGGATCAACATTTCCTGAAAAAAAAATCCAATACATATAATTTATTGGGAGACTGTTATCAATCTGTTACATTGGCATATGCTGCTGCCTTGAAAAATGCTCATGCGAAAGACTTAATCTATATTGGCGGAAGTACATTTGTTGTAGCAGAAGTCATCTAA
- a CDS encoding outer membrane beta-barrel protein codes for MFRIKCTVIILVFFVNFSIFSQEKKEEEKKFSLSGSADAYFRSNFNAPNGQNAVAPRSSFANLSGFALGMANVIATYQGEKVGFVADLVFGPRGEDAVFNSPSLRPGGSSNIVNQLYAYWNVSKSVKLTLGNFNTFLGYEVISPTGNFNYSTSYLFSYGPFSHTGLKADITLSEKTTLLLAVMNPTDATEFNPTGNYTIGAQLGYADQFLNVIADNRAFEIDYTGGFNITEKFFLGINAAYFDNDGVGFTGGTLYPQYTTSEKLSIGLRTEYFKESGVFGAIGTGIADSSVFAVTLTANYKIDNLTIIPELRLDSGSDNFFMDSNGSPKSNLSSFLVAAVYKF; via the coding sequence ATGTTTAGAATCAAATGTACCGTTATCATTTTAGTATTTTTCGTTAATTTTAGTATTTTCTCTCAGGAGAAGAAGGAAGAAGAAAAAAAGTTTTCATTAAGCGGTAGTGCAGATGCCTATTTTAGATCAAATTTCAACGCACCCAACGGGCAAAATGCAGTAGCTCCGCGCTCATCTTTTGCCAACCTTTCGGGTTTTGCTTTAGGCATGGCAAATGTAATTGCAACTTACCAAGGTGAAAAAGTAGGCTTTGTGGCTGATTTGGTTTTTGGGCCAAGAGGTGAAGATGCTGTTTTTAACTCGCCGTCTTTGAGGCCGGGAGGAAGTTCTAATATAGTCAATCAATTATATGCTTACTGGAATGTTAGTAAATCTGTAAAATTAACGTTAGGTAATTTTAATACTTTTCTAGGATATGAAGTAATCTCTCCGACAGGGAATTTTAATTATAGTACATCCTATTTGTTTTCTTATGGACCTTTTAGCCATACAGGGTTAAAAGCCGATATTACGCTTTCTGAAAAGACAACGCTTCTACTGGCTGTCATGAACCCAACAGATGCTACCGAATTTAATCCTACGGGTAATTACACCATTGGTGCACAATTGGGATATGCCGATCAGTTTTTAAATGTGATTGCAGATAACCGAGCCTTTGAAATAGATTATACGGGAGGGTTCAATATAACTGAGAAGTTTTTCTTAGGAATCAATGCTGCCTATTTTGATAATGACGGAGTTGGTTTTACCGGAGGAACTTTATACCCTCAATATACGACAAGTGAAAAACTCTCTATCGGGTTAAGAACAGAATATTTTAAAGAATCCGGTGTTTTTGGAGCTATAGGAACAGGAATTGCCGATTCCAGTGTATTTGCGGTAACATTAACTGCAAATTATAAAATAGATAACCTAACTATCATTCCCGAATTGCGCCTGGATTCAGGTTCTGACAATTTTTTTATGGATAGTAACGGATCTCCTAAAAGTAATTTAAGTTCATTTTTAGTAGCGGCAGTTTATAAATTTTAA
- the amt gene encoding ammonium transporter has translation MELLTTNNVWMMICTALVFFMHLGFAFLEIGLTRQKNTINILFKNIFIITVGLLLYCLVGFNLMYPGFTENALGFFGFAGFGLDAPITNGTLDLTYNEGYTYWTDFLFQGMFAATAATIVSGAVAERMKLVPFMIFTIVYVGFVYPIVGSWKWGGGFLQTLDTPFYDFAGSTLVHSVGGWAALIAVWLLGARIGKIKNGKPQAIPGHNISLATAGVLILWLGWFGFNGGSVLSAEPGATSITLVTTCLAAAAGGIVSFIISTVLHKNFDLAMFLNGILGGLVGITAGADLMSPTDAIIIGAVAGTIIVFAVFFIDRLKLDDPVGAIAVHLVCGIWGTLAVGFLGSKAGWSQFVSQLIGVGSYAFFCIITSFIIIYLLKISIGIRVSEIEELEGLDNHEHGMKTYPDFRLNEH, from the coding sequence ATGGAATTACTTACTACAAATAATGTATGGATGATGATCTGTACAGCACTGGTTTTCTTTATGCATTTGGGTTTTGCATTTTTGGAAATTGGTTTAACAAGACAAAAAAACACGATCAATATTTTATTTAAAAATATTTTTATCATCACTGTTGGTCTATTGTTATATTGCTTGGTAGGGTTTAATCTGATGTATCCCGGATTTACCGAAAACGCTCTTGGATTTTTTGGTTTTGCCGGATTTGGATTAGACGCACCTATTACCAATGGAACTTTGGATTTAACTTATAATGAAGGTTATACTTACTGGACGGATTTTTTATTTCAGGGTATGTTTGCTGCAACAGCAGCAACTATTGTATCCGGAGCGGTTGCCGAACGAATGAAATTGGTTCCTTTTATGATTTTTACCATTGTTTATGTTGGTTTTGTATACCCTATTGTAGGTTCCTGGAAATGGGGTGGTGGTTTTTTACAAACGTTAGACACTCCTTTTTATGATTTTGCAGGTTCTACACTAGTACACTCAGTTGGAGGGTGGGCAGCTTTGATTGCTGTTTGGCTATTAGGAGCAAGAATTGGAAAAATCAAAAATGGAAAGCCACAGGCAATTCCAGGCCATAATATCTCTCTGGCAACCGCAGGTGTTTTGATCTTATGGCTCGGCTGGTTTGGATTCAACGGTGGTTCTGTCCTGTCTGCAGAACCCGGGGCGACCTCTATTACTCTTGTAACTACTTGTTTAGCCGCTGCTGCAGGCGGAATAGTTTCATTCATTATTTCAACGGTTTTGCATAAGAACTTTGATTTAGCCATGTTCCTCAATGGTATTTTAGGAGGATTGGTAGGAATTACTGCCGGAGCCGACCTCATGTCTCCAACAGATGCCATCATTATTGGTGCAGTTGCGGGCACTATCATTGTCTTTGCCGTATTTTTTATTGACAGATTGAAATTAGATGATCCGGTAGGGGCTATCGCCGTTCATCTGGTTTGTGGAATTTGGGGAACTTTAGCCGTAGGGTTTTTAGGATCAAAAGCAGGATGGTCTCAATTTGTAAGCCAACTTATCGGAGTAGGCAGCTACGCTTTTTTTTGCATTATAACTTCTTTTATTATCATTTATCTCTTAAAAATCAGCATAGGAATCCGAGTGAGTGAAATAGAAGAACTCGAAGGCCTGGACAATCATGAACACGGTATGAAAACCTATCCGGATTTTAGATTAAACGAACATTAA
- a CDS encoding MotA/TolQ/ExbB proton channel family protein codes for MLLYIQKKAEVVDTLSEEKVLSIYKLIIESGTGGLIIISILFFLLTIALYIYFERFFAIKSAARVDKNFMNQIKDYVSNGKIESADTLCRSANSPIARLIGKGISRIGKPLEDINTAIENAGKLEIYQLEKNVSVLATIAGAAPMIGFLGTVIGMIVAIHEIANSGGQIDIKLLSDGLYTAMTTTVAGLIVGIIAYITYNHIVVKTDKVVYQMEAKSTEFLDLLNEPV; via the coding sequence ATGTTGTTATATATCCAAAAGAAAGCAGAGGTTGTCGATACTTTATCCGAAGAGAAGGTACTATCTATTTATAAGCTCATTATAGAAAGCGGGACAGGAGGTTTGATCATTATTTCTATTCTTTTCTTTTTACTAACCATTGCATTATATATCTATTTTGAAAGGTTTTTTGCTATTAAATCAGCAGCAAGGGTTGATAAAAATTTTATGAATCAAATTAAAGATTATGTATCTAATGGAAAAATAGAATCGGCAGATACACTATGTAGGAGTGCTAATTCTCCCATAGCAAGATTAATAGGAAAAGGAATTTCCAGAATAGGGAAACCTCTGGAAGATATTAATACGGCTATTGAAAATGCGGGAAAACTGGAAATCTATCAATTAGAAAAAAATGTAAGTGTTTTAGCTACTATTGCGGGAGCTGCACCTATGATTGGATTTTTAGGAACCGTTATCGGTATGATAGTTGCTATTCATGAAATAGCAAATTCAGGAGGGCAAATAGATATAAAATTGTTGTCGGATGGTTTGTATACGGCAATGACTACTACTGTTGCAGGACTCATTGTAGGGATTATTGCTTATATTACATACAACCATATTGTTGTTAAAACAGATAAGGTGGTTTATCAAATGGAAGCAAAATCTACGGAATTTTTAGATTTATTAAACGAACCTGTTTGA
- a CDS encoding energy transducer TonB: MQVLETRHKRKSAVITTVIMLLLVVAIFNFGMRYLDPPAEYGIAINYGTSNVGKGEPEVIKKVKAEPKQTEESLPEETKEVTKEAIEEEVVTQEEKEAPVMEKPKEKKKEIPKEEVKEEKPKETPKPKKPSKATQDALNNLLKGATSDGKQKGEGGNAISGLKGKKTGDPNTSKYYGNTGSDGDSNYNLAGRRATSKPIQKPDCEEEGIVVVSIEVDKSGRVIKAIPGVKGTTNSANCLLKPAKEAALKTKWNADGNAPAKQRGTIIYKFSLTK, translated from the coding sequence ATGCAAGTGTTAGAAACCAGACATAAGAGAAAATCTGCCGTTATCACCACCGTCATTATGTTGTTGTTAGTCGTAGCCATTTTTAATTTCGGCATGCGATATTTAGATCCGCCGGCAGAATATGGAATTGCAATAAACTATGGAACCTCAAATGTAGGAAAAGGTGAACCGGAAGTAATAAAAAAAGTAAAAGCCGAACCCAAACAAACAGAAGAGTCATTGCCTGAGGAAACAAAAGAAGTTACTAAAGAAGCGATAGAAGAGGAAGTCGTTACCCAGGAAGAAAAAGAAGCTCCGGTTATGGAAAAACCAAAAGAAAAGAAAAAAGAAATTCCAAAAGAAGAGGTAAAAGAGGAAAAGCCCAAAGAAACTCCGAAACCTAAAAAACCATCTAAGGCAACTCAGGATGCCTTAAATAATTTACTAAAAGGAGCTACTTCCGATGGCAAGCAAAAAGGAGAAGGAGGTAATGCGATTTCAGGTTTAAAAGGAAAGAAAACAGGAGACCCAAACACTTCTAAATATTATGGTAATACAGGTTCGGACGGCGATAGCAATTATAATTTGGCAGGAAGAAGAGCCACATCCAAGCCTATTCAAAAACCTGATTGTGAGGAGGAAGGAATTGTTGTGGTAAGTATAGAAGTAGATAAAAGCGGTCGTGTTATCAAGGCGATTCCCGGAGTAAAAGGAACTACAAATTCTGCAAATTGTTTATTAAAACCGGCTAAAGAAGCAGCTCTTAAGACAAAATGGAATGCAGACGGAAATGCGCCTGCAAAACAAAGAGGAACCATTATCTATAAGTTTTCGTTAACTAAATAA
- a CDS encoding amino acid dehydrogenase: MKELLKKYEDKQPEIVFNWKDSQTEAEGWVVINSLRGGAAGGGTRMRKGLDKYEVISLAKTMEIKFTVSGPAIGGAKSGINFDPSDPRKGGVLERWYKAVSPLLKSYYGTGGDLNVDEIHEVIPITENSGVWHPQEGVFNGHFKPTEADKINRIGQLRHGVIKVVESKKYSPDISGKYTIADMITGYGVAEAVRHYYTIYGGSVVDKRVVIQGFGNVGSAAAYYLAQMGAKIVGIIDREGGIINEKGFSFEEIRSFFLAKDRNTLVVENRVPFEEINRNIWSLPTEIFAPCAASRLITQKQINQMIDSGLEVISSGANVPFADKEIFFGPIMESTDKKVSLIPDFISNCGMARVFAYFMERRIEMTDEAIFEDTSDTIKKALQNTFAGSASKTGISEIAFELALKQLV; encoded by the coding sequence ATGAAGGAGTTACTTAAAAAGTATGAAGACAAACAACCTGAAATTGTTTTCAATTGGAAAGATTCGCAGACAGAAGCAGAAGGATGGGTGGTGATCAACTCTCTTCGCGGGGGAGCTGCAGGTGGTGGTACAAGGATGAGAAAAGGGTTGGATAAATATGAAGTTATTTCTTTAGCAAAGACCATGGAAATAAAATTTACTGTTTCGGGGCCGGCAATCGGAGGAGCTAAATCGGGAATCAATTTTGATCCGTCCGATCCGAGGAAAGGAGGAGTTTTAGAAAGATGGTATAAAGCAGTATCTCCTCTGCTAAAGAGTTATTACGGAACAGGTGGTGATTTAAACGTCGATGAAATTCATGAAGTAATACCAATTACTGAAAATAGTGGTGTTTGGCATCCGCAAGAAGGTGTTTTTAATGGACACTTTAAACCAACAGAAGCAGATAAGATTAATAGAATTGGTCAGTTAAGACACGGTGTTATAAAAGTAGTTGAAAGTAAAAAATATTCTCCGGACATTTCCGGAAAATATACGATTGCAGATATGATTACAGGTTATGGTGTTGCGGAGGCAGTAAGACATTATTATACTATTTACGGAGGTTCTGTAGTTGATAAGAGAGTTGTAATCCAAGGTTTTGGAAACGTGGGTTCTGCTGCGGCTTACTATTTAGCTCAAATGGGGGCAAAAATAGTTGGGATCATTGATCGTGAAGGAGGTATTATCAATGAAAAAGGATTTTCTTTTGAAGAAATTAGATCATTTTTTCTGGCTAAAGACAGAAATACTCTGGTAGTGGAAAATAGAGTTCCTTTTGAGGAAATTAATCGAAACATATGGAGTTTGCCTACTGAAATTTTTGCGCCTTGTGCAGCTTCCAGACTGATTACGCAAAAGCAGATTAATCAAATGATCGATTCCGGCCTCGAAGTGATTTCTTCCGGAGCAAATGTGCCTTTTGCAGATAAAGAAATTTTCTTTGGGCCCATTATGGAAAGTACAGATAAAAAAGTAAGTTTGATTCCGGATTTTATTTCCAATTGCGGGATGGCTAGGGTATTTGCATATTTTATGGAGCGAAGGATTGAAATGACAGACGAAGCAATTTTTGAAGACACATCAGATACAATTAAAAAGGCATTGCAAAACACGTTTGCCGGAAGTGCATCTAAAACGGGAATAAGCGAGATCGCTTTTGAACTCGCACTAAAACAACTTGTATAA
- a CDS encoding biopolymer transporter ExbD: MNLRGRNKVNANFNMSSMTDIVFLLLIFFMLTSTLVTVSAIDVLLPKAGGKTENKSSIAVTVTSKSNFYIDKTKVSERNLELEILNKVGRDKSKTVVIRGDQNVPYKKVMKVIDIANKNKLKMILAVKGGK, encoded by the coding sequence ATGAACTTAAGAGGAAGAAATAAAGTAAATGCCAATTTCAATATGTCTTCAATGACAGATATTGTTTTTCTATTGTTGATTTTTTTTATGTTAACGTCGACATTAGTTACGGTGAGTGCTATTGATGTTTTATTGCCGAAAGCCGGAGGTAAGACCGAAAATAAATCTTCTATTGCAGTTACAGTAACTAGCAAATCTAATTTCTATATTGACAAAACCAAAGTTTCCGAAAGGAATTTAGAACTTGAAATACTAAATAAGGTAGGGAGAGATAAAAGCAAAACCGTTGTAATTAGAGGAGACCAGAATGTACCTTATAAAAAGGTGATGAAAGTGATTGATATTGCGAATAAAAATAAATTAAAAATGATTTTGGCTGTAAAAGGAGGAAAATAA